The Corylus avellana chromosome ca8, CavTom2PMs-1.0 genome has a segment encoding these proteins:
- the LOC132190098 gene encoding uncharacterized protein LOC132190098: protein MAKSTAWLLLTIFAVFSVAYCVDDKCAACNAVAEELEIGLSNEKPRNHLDMRHRLDSTGQRRGKVIDYRVSELRVVELLDGLCEKMQDYSLEKIDSTGQEWIKVDDWDNLTTNKQEARAHSKAISTYCGRLLEDTEDDLAELIKKGSVKVGGVSKVLCQDLSKHCSQTSASQQVEVDANGHGSDGEL, encoded by the exons ATGGCGAAGTCTACGGCGTGGCTGCTTCTGACGATCTTCGCCGTCTTCTCCGTCGCTTATTGCGTCGACGACAAGTGCGCAGCTTGCAATGCCGTTGCG GAGGAGCTAGAGATTGGGCTTTCCAAT GAAAAACCGAGGAATCATTTAGATATGAGACACCGCCTTGACTCTACAGGTCAACGTAGAGGAAAGGTAATTGATTACAG GGTCAGCGAGCTCAGAGTTGTTGAACTCCTCGATGGCCTTTGCGAAAAGATGCAAGATTACTCTCTTGAGAAG ATAGATTCAACCGGTCAAGAGTGGATCAAAGTGGATGATTGGGATAACCTCACAACGA ATAAACAAGAAGCTCGAGCACATTCAAAAGCTATATCGACTTATTGCGGAAG GTTACTTGAGGATACAGAAGATGAC TTGGCAGAATTGATAAAGAAAGGATCTGTTAAAGTAGGAGGTGTAAGCAAGGTTCTTTGTCAAGATTTAAGCAAGCACTGCAGTCAGACGAG TGCTTCCCAGCAGGTGGAGGTGGATGCCAATGGTCATGGATCTGATGGAGAACTCTAA
- the LOC132189853 gene encoding glucan endo-1,3-beta-D-glucosidase-like translates to MAKTHLLPLLLLLLLKPLPNVYGVGINYGTLGNNLPSPKKVAQLLQSTLIDKVKIYDSNPDILQAFSNTGIDLIVAVENSHVANVSSDVSAADEWLASRVVPFIPATSVVAICIGNEYLTTDDDKLEPNALVQAMQNMHSALVSRGLDRKMKVTTPHSMAVLASSFPPSASTFALNLMPTMTAIAGFLADTGAPFMVNAYPYFAYRANPSTVSLEYALLGNDTHGVHDPKGYSYTNMLDAQIDAIRSAINALGFGNRRIEITVSESGWPSKGGSGDTAATPQNAKTYNSRLIERAQSYKGTPMKPKDKVEIFVFALFNENKKEGDASERNFGIFNGDGSKVYDVDLSCQFCSNGGTVGFSEKVSGGYRGPSVWCVAKPHADEKVLQAVLDFCCGPGGVDCREVYESGDCFQPDKLIAHASYAMNAYYQMHGRNYWNCDFKGTGLVTFGDPSYGRCRYPQQ, encoded by the exons ATGGCTAAAACCCACCTCCttcctctcctcctcctccttctgcTCAAGCCATTGCCAAATGTTTATGGCGTTGGCATAAACTATGGCACCCTCGGCAACAACCTTCCATCACCCAAGAAAGTAGCCCAGCTCCTCCAGTCCACTCTCATCGACAAGGTCAAGATCTACGACTCCAACCCAGACATCCTCCAAGCCTTTTCCAACACCGGGATCGACCTCATCGTCGCCGTCGAGAACTCCCACGTAGCCAACGTCAGCTCCGACGTTTCCGCCGCCGACGAGTGGCTCGCCTCCCGCGTCGTCCCCTTCATTCCCGCCACTTCCGTCGTAGCCATTTGCATAGGGAACGAGTACTTGACCACAGACGATGACAAGCTCGAGCCTAACGCGTTGGTTCAAGCCATGCAGAACATGCACTCAGCGCTTGTATCCCGTGGGCTCGACCGTAAGATGAAGGTCACGACGCCGCATAGCATGGCTGTTCTTGCTTCTTCGTTTCCTCCCTCTGCTTCAACTTTCGCCTTGAACCTTATGCCGACGATGACAGCCATTGCCGGCTTCCTAGCTGACACCGGAGCACCGTTTATGGTCAATGCCTATCCATATTTTGCGTACCGAGCCAACCCCAGCACAGTCAGTTTGGAGTATGCATTGCTAGGAAATGACACCCACGGCGTCCATGACCCAAAAGGGTATTCGTATACCAACATGTTGGATGCACAAATTGACGCTATCAG GTCGGCGATCAATGCTCTGGGGTTTGGAAACCGGAGAATCGAGATAACAGTATCGGAGTCGGGGTGGCCATCGAAGGGGGGCTCCGGTGATACAGCGGCTACTCCACAAAACGCAAAGACTTACAACTCTAGGTTGATTGAACGTGCGCAGTCGTATAAAGGGACACCCATGAAGCCGAAAGATAAGGTTGAGATATTTGTGTTTGCTCTGttcaatgaaaacaaaaaagaaggggATGCGAGCGAGAGAAATTTTGGGATTTTCAATGGGGATGGGTCTAAGGTATATGATGTGGATTTGAGCTGCCAGTTTTGCAGCAATGGAGGGACAGTTGGGTTTAGTGAGAAAGTCTCCGGTGGATATAGGGGTCCGTCGGTCTGGTGCGTGGCCAAGCCGCATGCTGATGAGAAGGTGCTTCAAGCTGTGTTGGATTTCTGCTGTGGACCTGGTGGGGTGGACTGCAGGGAGGTTTATGAGAGTGGGGATTGTTTCCAGCCTGACAAGCTTATTGCACATGCATCATATGCCATGAATGCTTATTATCAGATGCATGGGAGGAACTATTGGAACTGTGATTTCAAGGGCACTGGCCTTGTTACCTTCGGTGATCCAA GTTATGGAAGATGCCGGTATCCTCAACAGTGA
- the LOC132190100 gene encoding serine/threonine-protein kinase/endoribonuclease IRE1b-like: MRRALIFALLLALILSSTISCLSSSAITGPSLKGFNLFNSLLPPTPKREIVVVADLDGKVYLVDTGSRKILWSFESGRPIYSSYQEFRSRDNDKSNASESDNDAYIDCGEDLALYAHSKRLGKVKLEQSPEEYIRNAPYVSEDGGITLGSKKTTVFLVDAKSGKVVHTYKLDDSPSKSGVQGAEESPVLLVEDAEGLVDSDALNLETVEQPLYIKRIDYVLQHYSPDNGKVLWNVAFAKFDAAFRYRKIESSFGGIYHKSSHVLDQEYVDDVHSQLFYQSGPTVVQIRDHRLVESLSLFDRLLHGHSGGRPLSLPAPSHKFSSGADDQLLLAPPNTEGRQMLSLPAPENETSGILVVDANEMKVSSTFAEILAKFHIRSLISFLLALLSIMGFVFYRHRALAEQLKLNKHEDELKVQAGAPKRKRTRRLGNNKKSANNQEMPKDNAHENNDGKTKGAPNIEGSEQKPLVTFTDLVDTDVDGRRIGKLVVSYKEIAKGSNGTIVLEGIYDGRPAAVKRLVRAHHDVALKEIQNLIASDHHPNIVRWYGVEYDQDFVYLALERCACNLNDLIFICSEIFQSQIITKDQDSNFLNEYTVRLQSIKEINKDVELWKKNGHPTPHLLKLMRDVVYGLAHLHELGIIHRDLKPQNVLITKERSVCAKLSDMGISKRLSGDMSSLTQHATGCGSSGWRAPEQLLHGRQTRAVDIFSLGCVLFFCATGGKHPFGESIERDVNIVNNRKDLFLVENIPEALDLFSHLLDPNPDMRPKAMDVWHHPLFWDSATRLSFLRDVSDRVELEDRESESELLNALESTAAVALNGKWDEKLETAFINNIGRYRRYKFDCIRDLLRVIRNKLNHYRELPQDIQEILGPIPEGFDEYFSSRFPRLLIEVYNIIYMYCKEEEVFRKYINSNLI; encoded by the exons ATGAGACGTGCTTTGATCTTTGCTCTGCTCTTGGCGTTGATATTATCTTCAACAATTAGCTGTCTCTCCAGCTCGGCTATCACCGGCCCATCCCTCAAGGGTTTCAACCTGTTCAACTCTCTCTTGCCTCCCACGCC TAAACGTGAGATAGTAGTAGTGGCTGATTTGGATGGAAAAGTGTATTTAGTGGACACTGGTTCAAGGAAAATTCTGTGGTCATTCGAGTCCGGCAGGCCGATTTACTCTTCGTACCAGGAATTCCGTAGCCGTGACAATGATAAAAGTAATGCCTCTGAATCAGATAATGACGCCTATATTGATTGCGGTGAGGATTTGGCGCTTTATGCTCATAGCAAGAGATTAGGGAAAGTG AAACTTGAACAGAGTCCTGAAGAATATATCAGAAATGCTCCTTATGTATCAGAGGATGGAGGAATTACATTAGGATCAAAGAAAACGACTGTGTTTCTTGTCGATGCCAAGTCGGGTAAAGTAGTTCATACTTATAAGTTGGATGACTCTCCTTCTAAATCAGGTGTTCAAGGTGCTGAAGAAAGCCCTGTTTTATTGGTTGAAGATGCTGAGGGATTGGTAGATTCTGATGCTTTGAACTTGGAAACAGTTGAGCAGCCACTTTACATTAAGAGGATAGATTATGTACTGCAGCATTATTCCCCAGACAATGGCAAAGTTTTGTGGAATGTGGCATTTGCTAAATTTGATGCTGCTTTTCGGTatagaaaaattgaaagttctTTTGGTGGGATTTATCATAAATCAAGCCATGTGCTTGACCAAGAGTACGTGGATGATGTCCACTCGCAATTGTTTTATCAGTCAGGGCCTACTGTCGTCCAAATTCGTGATCATAGGTTGGTAGaatctctttctttatttgataGACTACTACATGGTCATTCTGGAGGGAGGCCACTCTCTCTGCCTGCTCCTAGTCACAAGTTTTCTTCAGGGGCTGATGACCAATTACTGCTGGCTCCTCCCAACACTGAAGGCAGACAAATGCTTAGTTTGCCCGCCCCCGAGAATGAGACCTCTGGTATCTTGGTTGTGGATGCCAATGAAATGAAAGTTTCAAGCACATTTGCTGAAATCCTGGCAAAGTTTCATATAAGGTCTCTTATCTCTTTTCTTCTGGCTCTTTTGTCCATTATGGGCTTTGTTTTCTACCGCCATAGAGCATTAGCAGAGCAGCTTAAGCTGAATAAGCATGAAGATGAACTCAAAGTACAAGCTGGGGCTCCCAAAAGGAAGAGAACTCGGAGATTAGGAAACAATAAGAAAAGTGCCAATAATCAGGAAATGCCAAAAGATAATGCACATGAGAATAATGATGGAAAGACTAAAGGGGCTCCAAACATTGAGGGAAGTGAACAGAAACCACTGGTAACATTTACTGATCTTGTAGATACTGATGTAGATGGACGTAGGATTGGTAAGTTAGTCGTTTCTTACAAAGAAATTGCTAAGGGAAGCAATGGTACTATTGTACTTGAGGGAATTTATGATGGTCGTCCAGCAGCTGTTAAACGTCTTGTGCGAGCCCATCATGATGTGGCTTTGAAAGAGATTCAGAATCTTATTGCTTCCGACCATCATCCGAATATTGTTCGTTGGTATGGGGTGGAGTATGACCAAGATTTTGTTTATCTTGCTTTGGAACGTTGTGCTTGTAACTTAAATGACTTGATCTTCATATGCTCTGAAATTTTTCAAAGTCAAATAATTACAAAGGATCAGGATTCTAACTTCTTGAATGAGTATACTGTTCGATTACAGTCAATTAAGGAAATTAACAAGGATGTTGAATTGTGGAAGAAGAATGGACACCCTACTCCCCATTTGCTAAAATTGATGAG AGATGTGGTTTATGGGCTTGCCCATTTGCATGAGCTTGGAATTATACATAGGGACCTAAAGCCTCAAAATGTTTTAATAACAAAAGAGAGATCGGTGTGTGCAAAGCTTTCAGATATGGGTATTAGCAAACGCCTTAGTGGGGACATGTCTTCTCTAACCCAGCATGCTACCG GTTGTGGGAGTTCAGGTTGGCGAGCACCTGAACAACTTCTCCATGGCCGCCAAACACGTGCTGTGGATATTTTCAGTTTAGGCTGTGTTCTGTTTTTCTGTGCCACTGGGGGTAAACACCCTTTTGGTGAGAGTATTGAACGTGATGTTAACATTGTGAACAACCGCAAAGACCTATTCTTGGTAGAGAATATACCAGAAGCTTTAGAtcttttctctcatctcttggaTCCCAACCCGGATATGAG GCCAAAGGCTATGGACGTGTGGCATCACCCCCTGTTCTGGGATTCTGCGACAAGACTGTCATTTCTTCGAGATGTTAGTGATCGGGTTGAATTGGAAGACAGGGAAAGTGAATCTGAGCTCCTAAATGCATTAGAAAGCACTGCGGCAGTGGCACTGAATGGGAAATGGGATGAAAAGTTGGAAACTGCATTTATCAATAACATTGGCCGCTACAGGCGATATAAGTTTGACTGCATCCGCGACTTACTGCGGGTCATACGAAACAAATTAAACCATTACAGGGAGCTGCCTCAAGACATTCAGGAAATATTGGGGCCAATTCCTGAGGGATTTGATGAATATTTTTCAAGTCGATTTCCAAGACTCTTAATTGAggtttataatataatatatatgtactgTAAAGAGGAGGAAGTTTTTCGTAAATATATAAACAGCAATTTAATTTAA
- the LOC132189226 gene encoding glutamate receptor 3.3 translates to MNLIWFMLLLLLHFGVFPYGFSQNVSSRPAVVNVGAVFSFDSTIGRVAKIAIEEAVKDVNSNSSILHGTKLVVQMQDSNCSGFFGMVEALHFMETDIVAIIGPQSSVVAHIISHVVTELQVPLLSFAATDPSLSSIQFPFFVRTTQSDLYQMTAVAEVVDYYGWKEVIAIFIDDDNGRNGVSALDDKLAERRCRISYKEGISPGSGVNRSEIMDLMVKVALMESRIIVLHVNPNSGFMVLSVARYLGMMGNGYVWIATDWLSSVLDSSPPLPSETMDSMQGVLVLRQHTPDSDRKRDFFSRWKKITGGSRGLHSYGLYAYDSVWLVAHAIDAFFNQGGVISFSNDSRLHSVGGNLHLEAMSVFDDGMLLLQNILQSNLVGLTGPIKFNSDRSLILPAYDIINVIGTGSRRIGYWSNYSGLSVVPPEMLYVKPPNRSSVNQQLYSVIWPGETLLKPRGWVFPNNGKELKIGVPNRASFREFVSQVRGTDTFKGFCIDVFTAAVSLLPYAVPYRFVSFGDGHENPIYTDLVTSITAGKFDAAVGDIAIVTNRTKIVDFTQPFASSGLVVVAPFKKLNSGAWAFLRPFNKYMWIVTASFFLLIGIVVWILEHRINDEFRGPPKKQFITILWFSLSTLFFAHKENTVSTLGRMVLLIWLFVVLIINSSYTASLTSILTVQQLSSHIKGIDSLKSSDEPIGYQVGSFAEHYLEELGISNSRLVPLGSPEAYASALLLGPKKGGVAAIVDERPYVELFLSSQCKFRVVGQEFTKSGWGFAFPRDSPLAVDMSTAILQLSENGDLQRIRDKWLMRSACSLETTEIESDQLQLKSFWGLFLICGIACFIALFIYFVQIMPKLCRAAPSESVSPVSRHSISGRVRRLISLMDEKSDHSNSGNKRRKVERSLSDTDKELESNPRR, encoded by the exons ATGAATCTTATTTGGTTTATGTTGTTACTGCTTCTCCATTTCGGGGTGTTCCCATATGGGTTTAGCCAGAATGTTTCTTCAAGACCTGCTGTTGTGAATGTTGGAGCTGTTTTTTCGTTTGACTCTACCATTGGAAGAGTTGCCAAGATTGCCATCGAGGAAGCTGTGAAAGATGTCAACTCCAATTCCAGCATTCTCCATGGAACAAAACTTGTTGTACAAATGCAAGATTCCAATTGCAGTGGTTTTTTTGGCATGGTTGAAG CTTTGCATTTTATGGAGACTGATATAGTCGCTATCATAGGCCCGCAATCTTCTGTAGTTGCCCATATTATATCCCATGTTGTGACTGAACTCCAAGTTCCTCTATTATCATTTGCGGCTACAGACCCGTCTCTTTCTTCCATTcagtttcctttttttgttaGAACTACTCAGAGTGATTTGTACCAAATGACGGCTGTGGCTGAGGTTGTTGATTATTATGGTTGGAAGGAGGTAATTGCAATTTTCATTGATGATGACAATGGACGGAATGGTGTATCAGCATTAGATGATAAACTAGCAGAGAGGCGCTGTAGAATCTCCTACAAGGAGGGAATTAGCCCCGGGTCTGGAGTTAATCGGAGTGAAATTATGGATCTGATGGTTAAGGTTGCATTAATGGAATCTCGGATTATTGTTCTGCATGTAAATCCTAATTCTGGATTCATGGTTTTGTCGGTGGCCCGGTATCTTGGAATGATGGGCAATGGTTATGTGTGGATAGCTACTGATTGGCTTTCATCTGTTTTAGAttcttctcctcctcttccttcAGAGACCATGGATTCAATGCAAGGAGTTCTTGTTTTGCGCCAACATACACCAGATTCAGATCGAAAAAGAGACTTTTTCTCTAGGTGGAAAAAGATAACTGGTGGTTCTCGGGGGTTGCATTCGTATGGGCTTTATGCTTATGATTCTGTTTGGCTGGTTGCTCATGCTATTGATGCATTTTTTAACCAGGGAGGagttatttcattttctaatgATTCTAGGTTGCATTCTGTAGGAGGTAATCTCCACCTTGAAGCAATGAGCGTTTTTGATGATGGAATGCTCCTGTTGCAGAACATCTTGCAGAGTAACCTTGTTGGCTTGACAGGTCCAATTAAATTTAACTCAGATAGGTCTCTTATTCTCCCTGCATATGACATTATTAACGTGATTGGAACTGGTTCTCGACGGATTGGTTACTGGTCAAACTATTCTGGTTTATCAGTTGTGCCTCCTGAGATGCTCTATGTGAAGCCACCTAATCGTTCAAGTGTGAACCAGCAACTGTACAGTGTTATCTGGCCAGGAGAGACATTATTAAAGCCCCGTGGATGGGTTTTCCCAAACAATGGGAAAGAGTTGAAAATTGGTGTACCTAATCGAGCTAGTTTCCGGGAATTTGTATCGCAAGTGCGAGGGACTGATACTTTCAAGGGTTTCTGCATTGATGTATTTACAGCAGCTGTAAGCTTGTTACCTTATGCTGTTCCATACCGATTTGTTTCCTTTGGAGATGGTCATGAAAACCCAATCTACACGGACCTTGTAACTTCGATCACAGCGGGT AAGTTTGATGCTGCTGTTGGTGACATTGCAATTGTCACAAATCGGACAAAAATTGTGGATTTTACGCAGCCATTTGCTTCATCTGGACTTGTTGTTGTGGCCCCATTTAAGAAACTGAATTCTGGTGCTTGGGCTTTCCTGCGGccatttaataaatatatgtgGATTGTCactgcttctttctttcttctaattGGAATAGTCGTGTGGATTCTGGAGCATAGAATAAATGATGAATTCAGGGGCCCTCCTAAGAAACAATTTATAACCATTCTATG GTTTAGCCTCTCAACTCTGTTTTTCGCCCATA AAGAGAATACTGTGAGCACCCTTGGTCGTATGGTGCTACTTATATGGCTCTTTGTAGTTTTGATAATTAACTCAAGCTACACTGCAAGTCTGACATCAATCCTCACAGTGCAGCAGCTGTCCTCCCATATCAAAGGGATTGACAGCTTAAAGAGTAGCGATGAGCCAATTGGGTACCAAGTGGGTTCTTTTGCTGAACACTATTTAGAGGAACTTGGCATTTCCAATTCTAGGCTCGTTCCCCTTGGATCACCTGAAGCATATGCTTCAGCCCTTCTGCTTGGTCCTAAAAAAGGCGGTGTTGCTGCAATTGTTGACGAACGCCCATATGTAGAACTTTTCCTCTCAAGTCAGTGCAAATTCAGGGTTGTAGGTCAAGAGTTCACCAAAAGCGGATGGGGTTTT GCATTTCCACGGGACTCTCCCTTAGCAGTTGACATGTCAACTGCGATTCTACAACTGTCTGAGAATGGTGATCTCCAGCGGATCCGTGATAAGTGGCTGATGCGAAGTGCTTGCAGTTTAGAGACTACTGAAATTGAGTCGGATCAGCTTCAGCTTAAAAGCTTCTGGGGCCTCTTCCTTATTTGTGGGATAGCTTGCTTCATTGCACTCTTCATATATTTCGTGCAGATTATGCCGAAGTTATGCCGTGCTGCCCCTTCAGAATCTGTTTCACCTGTTTCACGTCACTCAATTTCTGGGCGTGTTCGGAGATTGATATCATTGATGGACGAGAAGTCAGACCACTCAAATAGtggaaataaaagaaggaaagtgGAAAGATCATTATCCGACACTGATAAGGAGTTGGAGAGTAATCCCAGGagataa
- the LOC132190044 gene encoding probable protein phosphatase 2C 27, which translates to MAAGMDFSPPITILEGGCNRDNVSTMEDQSSDNLNNLKQITNGKPPRHLSIMRHSMSSMKLQATTDLDLDVGIVGSKSPHDEKSDFLPVFRSGSCAERGPKQYMEDEHICMDNLIEHLGATADFPSPGAFYGVFDGHGGTDAASFIRNNILRFMVEDSNFPICVEKAIKSAFVKADYAFADASTLDISSGTTALTALIFGRTMIIANAGDCRAVLGRRGRAIEMSKDHKPNCTSERIRIEKLGGVIYDGYLNGQLSVARALGDWHMKGPKGSACPLSAEPELQETHLTEDDEFLIMGCDGLWDVMSSQCAVTMARKELMLHNDPERCSRELVREALKRNTCDNLTVIVICFSSDPPPRIEIPPTRVRRSISAEGLNLLKGVLDCNS; encoded by the exons ATGGCTGCGGGTATGGATTTTTCACCTCCGATTACCATTTTAGAAGGTGGTTGCAATAGGGATAATGTATCAACCATGGAAGATCAGAGCTCGGAcaatttgaataatttgaaacaaataacaaatggCAAACCTCCTCGGCACCTGTCGATTATGCGGCATAGCATGAGCTCTATGAAGCTGCAGGCCACGACTGATTTG GATTTGGATGTTGGTATTGTTGGCAGCAAATCACCTCATGATGAAAAGTCAGATTTTTTACCTGTGTTCCGCTCAGGGAGCTGTGCAGAAAGAGGACCTAAACAATATATGGAGGATGAACACATATGTATGGATAATCTTATTGAACATCTAGGTGCAACTGCAGACTTCCCCTCTCCTGGGGCTTTCTATGGG GTGTTTGATGGCCATGGAGGTACAGATGCAGCATCATTTATTAGAAATAACATCCTTAGATTCATGGTTGAGGACTCCAATTTTCCAATTTGTGTGGAGAAGGCAATTAAGAGTGCTTTTGTGAAAGCGGATTATGCATTTGCTGATGCTAGTACCCTTGATATCTCCTCTGGCACCACTGCTCTAACTGCCCTTATTTTTGGCAG GACAATGATCATTGCGAATGCTGGGGATTGTCGAGCAGTACTAGGGAGACGAGGTAGAGCGATTGAGATGTCAAAAGACCATAAACCCAATTGCACGTCTGAAAGAATAAGAATTGAGAAACTTGGTGGTGTCATTTATGATGGCTATCTCAATGGCCAATTATCTGTGGCTCGTGCCTTAGGAGACTGGCACATGAAGGGCCCCAAAGGTTCTGCATGCCCTTTAAGTGCGGAGCCAGAGTTGCAGGAGACACACCTGACTGAGGATGATGAGTTCTTGATAATGGGATGTGATGGCCTGTGGGATGTAATGAGCAGCCAGTGTGCGGTGACTATGGCGAGGAAAGAATTGATGCTCCACAATGATCCTGAAAGATGCTCAAGAGAGCTGGTCAGAGAGGCACTCAAGCGCAACACATGTGATAATTTAACAGTTattgtgatttgtttttcttcagaCCCTCCCCCTCGGATAGAGATACCTCCGACCCGAGTTAGGAGGAGTATATCAGCAGAAGGGCTGAATCTACTTAAGGGTGTATTGGACTGTAATTCATGA